Proteins from a genomic interval of Oncorhynchus clarkii lewisi isolate Uvic-CL-2024 chromosome 13, UVic_Ocla_1.0, whole genome shotgun sequence:
- the LOC139424417 gene encoding immediate early response gene 2 protein-like — protein MDVSAEAKRIMAVSISKLYASRAQRGGMRLHRSLLLSVVMRSARDLYHSACLAKEREELGTAHLVPVTPEEDAMDTTASGEQVEVEVSQVEPEPESPLTPTIQEPMSSDSEATQGACKTRTFIGKERVEDKENRSPVSPDRHSRKRRGKASVAPDFLPSKRARLSLELGEERVLRTGGRTCCRTGDVFTTLSLNSNRAIAAF, from the coding sequence ATGGACGTGAGCGCTGAAGCCAAACGGATCATGGCAGTGTCCATTAGTAAACTGTACGCCTCCCGAGCACAGCGAGGAGGTATGAGGCTACACCGGAGTCTGCTGCTCTCCGTGGTCATGCGTTCCGCCCGGGACCTGTACCACTCCGCCTGCCTGgccaaggagagagaggagctgggaaCCGCACACTTGGTCCCGGTCACACCAGAGGAGGATGCGATGGATACTACTGCCAGTGGGGAACAAGTCGAGGTGGAGGTGTCACAGGTCGAGCCAGAGCCTGAGTCGCCGCTGACCCCAACTATCCAGGAGCCCATGTCTAGTGACTCTGAGGCCACTCAGGGCGCATGCAAGACCAGGACATTTATTGggaaggagagggtagaggacaaAGAGAACCGGAGCCCTGTGAGCCCAGACAGGCATTCCAGGAAACGCCGGGGGAAGGCGTCCGTCGCGCCCGATTTCCTCCCCAGCAAGAGAGCGAGACTTTCACTggagctgggggaggagagggtgcTTAGAACCGGCGGAAGGACCTGCTGCCGCACCGGGGACGTTTTCACCACCCTGTCCCTAAACTCAAACCGGGCCATTGCGGCATTTTGA
- the LOC139424243 gene encoding voltage-dependent P/Q-type calcium channel subunit alpha-1A-like, translated as MLTTDLGSSSVSGSPVPSTSGTSTPRRGRRQLPQTPAVPRPHVTYSPAIRHPKPTYGAGPPGRLRSPSPRHFSPPEHDGGGYHRPPSRHVSPLEHGGSRHGSPRSARHQSGSRSPPPHHGSPRSPRHGRWSGPPPGDSLENEGGPFYERDCEYERQHEPPAYEQSLSNPHPHGNPHPHGNPHPHGNPHPRSPRTARHGGGVGPPPPLAPTHPRRVPNGYRSSSPSPHRRGPPHQHPNPGGPPHRSPPHHRVPHGGPRGPRKGLHEPYSETDEDDWC; from the exons ATGCTGACGACGGACCTG GGCAGTAGCTCGGTGAGCGGCAGCCCCGTCCCCTCCACGTCCGGTACCTCCACCCCCCGCCGCGGGCGCCGCCAGCTGCCCCAGACCCCCGCTGTGCCACGCCCCCACGTCACCTACTCCCCAGCCATACGACACCCCAAGCCCACCTACGGAGCAGGTCCCCCTGGACGACTCCGCTCCCCCTCCCCCAGACACTTCTCCCCCCCAGAGCACGACGGAGGGGGATATCACCGCCCGCCATCGCGTCACGTTTCCCCGCTTGAGCACGGAGGGTCGAGGCACGGGTCTCCGAGATCGGCCCGACACCAGTCGGGGTCTCGTTCACCTCCGCCCCACCATGGGTCACCCCGGTCCCCCCGCCACGGGCGCTGGAGCGGTCCCCCTCCCGGGGATAGTCTGGAGAACGAGGGTGGCCCATTCTATGAGCGTGACTGCGAGTACGAGCGCCAGCATGAGCCGCCCGCCTACGAGCAGAGCCTCAGCAACCCACATCCCCACGGCAACCCCCACCCGCACGGCAACCCCCACCCGCACGGCAACCCGCACCCACGCTCCCCCAGGACTGCCCGGCACGGGGGCGGCGTGGGCCCACCACCTCCACTTGCTCCCACTCACCCCCGACGAGTCCCAAATGGTTACCGCTCGTCTTCGCCCTCCCCGCACCGGCGAGGGCCCCCACATCAACACCCCAATCCAGGAGGACCACCCCACCGGTCCCCCCCTCATCACCGGGTCCCCCATGGAGGCCCCAGAGGCCCCCGGAAGGGACTGCACGAACCCTACAGCGAGACGGACGAGGACGACTGGTGCTAG